In Mangifera indica cultivar Alphonso chromosome 1, CATAS_Mindica_2.1, whole genome shotgun sequence, a single genomic region encodes these proteins:
- the LOC123211800 gene encoding AT-hook motif nuclear-localized protein 7-like encodes MEEKESTMSGSTGGNSYTDSPPPVSSNVLLPQPPPPASQVVVSNLERNIDLSRGAVAVTSALENNNNSGGSGDLFGKKKRGRPRKYDSEGNLRLQHFSYPLVSSPPGFTLTPSDYSSSKRGRGRPPGSGNWQLLASLGELFANTAGGDFTPHVVTVNTGEDVAGKILSFSQKGPRGICILSANGAVSNVTIRQPGSSGGILTFEGRFEILSLTGSFTVSDTSGVRSRTGGLSVSLAGPDGRVIGGGLAGLLLAASPIQIVVGSFMPNGYKVHKRKHHREHGIPSMSPGAPDRVTAARPISQAKPDGGEICLTTITPIMGQNHPEMNNIANNEQLPNVSSSPSPVWNGSQTTSNQGPSPDINVSLLGE; translated from the exons atggaagaaaaagaaagcactATGTCTGGATCAACAGGTGGTAACTCGTACACCGACTCACCACCACCGGTGAGTAGCAACGTGTTGTTGCCGCAACCGCCACCACCGGCGTCTCAAGTAGTTGTGAGTAATTTGGAAAGGAACATTGATCTTAGCAGAGGTGCAGTTGCAGTTACATCAGCcctagaaaataataataatagtggTGGTAGTGGGGATCtgtttggaaagaaaaaaagaggaagGCCGAGAAAATATGATTCTGAAGGAAACCTGAGGTTGCAGCATTTTTCTTATCCACTTGTATCATCACCTCCTGGTTTTACTTTAACTCCTTCAGATTATTCTTCTTCAAAAAGGGGTCGAGGTAGGCCTCCGGGTTCTGGTAACTGGCAGCTTCTTGCTTCTTTAG GTGAGTTGTTCGCGAACACAGCAGGAGGGGACTTCACACCTCATGTTGTCACAGTCAATACGGGGGAG GATGTTGCAGGGAAGATTCTTTCGTTTTCGCAGAAGGGTCCTCGAGGAATTTGTATTCTCTCAGCTAATGGAGCTGTTTCTAATGTCACCATTCGGCAGCCTGGTTCCTCTGGTGGTATCTTGACATTTGAG GGTCGCTTCGAGATACTGTCATTAACTGGTTCATTCACAGTCAGTGATACAAGTGGTGTGAGAAGTAGGACTGGTGGATTGAGTGTCTCGTTGGCTGGACCCGATGGGCGTGTTATAGGTGGTGGACTTGCTGGTTTATTACTGGCTGCTAGCCCTATCCAG ATTGTGGTGGGGAGTTTCATGCCAAATGGTTACAAGGTACATAAAAGGAAGCATCATCGAGAACATGGGATTCCTTCTATGTCCCCAGGTGCTCCTGATAGAGTGACAGCAGCAAGACCAATTTCACAGGCAAAACCTGATGGCGGGGAGATCTGTTTGACCACAATAACTCCAATAATGGGGCAAAACCACCCAGAAATGAATAACATTGCAAACAATGAACAATTGCCAAATGTCTCATCATCCCCTAGTCCAGTTTGGAATGGCTCACAGACCACATCTAACCAGGGGCCATCTCCTGATATCAATGTGTCTTTGCTCGGTGAATAG
- the LOC123211809 gene encoding uncharacterized protein LOC123211809 yields MEWNMNGAMDCIMMGLRDKILFAWDQRKCTDGGINALEKKGQPVFLKELKKIWEESPAISKRMEKFSSSNTLLIDTYPYRALLNPPNTAVFPDEYTATHISDKALGPGGELRDYLDGLVEAADVPSYVKKHPFGLPPMTPMHPDWDHYSKILTYNKKK; encoded by the exons ATGGA GTGGAACATGAATGGTGCAATGGATTGTATAATGATGGGTTtaagagacaaaattttatttgcttgg GATCAAAGAAAATGCACGGATGGTGGGATCAATGCTCTCGAGAAGAAAGGCCAGCCAGTGTTTTTAAAGGAGTTGAAGAAAATCTGGGAGGAGAGCCCTGCTATTTCTAAACGCATGGAAAAGTTTTCTTCATCGAACACATTATTAATTGACACTTATCCCTATAGGGCTCTTCTGAATCCG CCAAATACTGCAGTGTTTCCAGACGAATACACAGCCACCCATATCAGTGATAAAGCTTTAG GTCCTGGAGGGGAATTGAGAGATTATTTGGATGGTCTGGTAGAAGCAGCTGATGTACCTTCGTATGTCAAAAAGCACCCATTTGGACTGCCTCCAATGACACCCATGCATCCGGACTGGGACCATTATTCTAAGATTCTTACTTATAACAAGAAGAAATAG
- the LOC123226423 gene encoding AT-hook motif nuclear-localized protein 1-like — protein sequence MSILNLVKYYLQGRFEIPSLTGSFTVSDTSGVRSRTSGLSVSLAGPDGRVIGGGLAGLLLAASPIQIVVGSFMPNGYKVHKRKHHREHDRVTASRLISQVKPDGGKICLTTITPIMGQNHPEMNNIRNNEQLPNVTSSPSLGWNGSQTTSNQGSSPDINVSLLSE from the exons atgtcaATTCTTAATctggtaaaatattatttgcagGGTCGCTTCGAGATACCGTCATTAACTGGTTCATTCACAGTCAGTGATACAAGTGGTGTGAGAAGTAGGACTAGTGGATTGAGTGTCTCGTTGGCTGGACCCGATGGGCGTGTTATAGGTGGTGGACTTGCTGGTTTATTACTGGCTGCTAGCCCTATCCAG ATTGTGGTGGGGAGTTTCATGCCAAATGGTTACAAGGTACATAAAAGGAAGCATCATCGAGAACATGATAGAGTGACAGCATCAAGACTAATTTCACAGGTAAAACCTGATGGCGGGAAGATCTGTTTGACCACAATAACTCCAATAATGGGGCAAAACCACCCAGAAATGAATAACATAAGAAACAATGAACAACTGCCAAATGTCACATCATCCCCTAGTCTGGGTTGGAATGGCTCACAGACCACATCTAACCAGGGGTCATCTCCTGATATCAATGTGTCTTTGCTCAGTGAATAG
- the LOC123226433 gene encoding uncharacterized protein LOC123226433, with the protein MAEKSEDIKKKSVCVYDSDSSQEDAGSDFDLPLMKLSLGPRKKLLVLSLGGLLCHRVHRRERTVSINRSPDANFGNFKIYKRPYCTDFMKFCLERFEVIIWSAAIERNMNGAMDCIMMGLRDKILFAWDQRKCTDGGINALEMKGKPVFLKELKKIWEESSVISKHKDKFSSSNTLLIDTHPYRALLNPPNTAVFLTEYEATHVSDKALGPGGELREYLDGVVDAADVPSYVKEHPFGQPAMTPMHPDWDHYSKILTCKMN; encoded by the exons ATGGCTGAGAAGAGTGAGGACATAAAGAAGAAAAGCGTGTGTGTTTATGACAGCGATTCATCCCAAGAGGATGCAGGAAGTGATTTTGACCTCCCTCTGATGAAATTGAGCTTGGGGCCAAGAAAAAAGCTTCTTGTTCTTTCCCTAGGAGGGCTTCTTTGCCATAGGGTCCATCGTAGAGAAAGGACTGTTTCAATAAATCGCAGCCCTGATGCTAATTTTGGAAACTTCAAAA TTTATAAGAGGCCTTACTGTACAGACTTTATGAAATTTTGCCTGGAAAGATTTGAAGTCATAATTTGGTCAGCTGCGATCGA GAGGAACATGAATGGTGCAATGGATTGTATAATGATGGGTTtaagagacaaaattttatttgcttgg GATCAAAGAAAATGCACGGATGGTGGGATCAATGCTCTCGAGATGAAAGGCAAGCCAGTGTTTTTAAAGGAGTTAAAGAAAATATGGGAGGAAAGCTCTGTCATTTCTAAACACAAGGACAAATTCTCTTCATCGAACACATTGTTAATTGACACTCATCCCTATAGGGCTCTTCTGAATCCG CCAAATACTGCAGTGTTTCTAACCgaatacgaagcgacccatgtCAGTGATAAAGCTTTAG GTCCTGGGGGAGAATTGAGAGAGTACTTGGATGGTGTCGTAGATGCAGCTGATGTACCTTCGTATGTGAAAGAGCACCCATTTGGACAGCCTGCAATGACCCCTATGCATCCGGACTGGGACCATTATTCTAAGATTCTCACttgtaaaatgaattaa